In the genome of Fluviispira vulneris, one region contains:
- a CDS encoding DoxX family membrane protein translates to MKNKLVMIVQILLGLIFFVAGLNGFFHFLPAPTSMPPAAGSFIGALIATGYLFALVKGVEVVCGFLLLANMWTPLALAVLAPNVVNIFLFHLILAPSGLPVAIFVLAAELFLAFSYRKRYSSMLTRK, encoded by the coding sequence ATGAAAAATAAGCTTGTGATGATTGTTCAGATTCTGCTAGGTCTCATTTTTTTTGTTGCTGGTTTGAATGGTTTTTTTCATTTTTTACCAGCTCCAACAAGTATGCCCCCTGCTGCAGGGTCTTTTATTGGGGCTCTGATAGCGACCGGTTATCTATTTGCACTTGTTAAAGGAGTAGAAGTTGTTTGTGGATTTCTCCTTTTAGCAAATATGTGGACACCTTTAGCGTTGGCTGTTTTGGCACCAAATGTGGTTAATATTTTTCTTTTTCATCTTATTCTTGCTCCCTCAGGTTTGCCTGTGGCTATTTTTGTTTTAGCAGCGGAATTGTTTTTAGCATTCTCTTACCGCAAACGTTATTCTTCTATGCTCACAAGAAAATAA